From the genome of Corallococcus macrosporus DSM 14697:
TTCCAGCTCGCCAACATGAACCGGAAGCTCGCGCCGGACGTGGAGACCGTCTTCATGATGACGGGGGAGGACTACTTCTACATCTCCTCCAACCTCGTCCGGGAGGTGGCCTCCTTCGGCGGGGACGTCACCGGGCTGGTGCCGCCCAACGTGCACGAAGGTTTGAAGGCGAAGTTCGCTGGCAGGAAGTAGGGGCGGCAGGCCCCTTGTCCCCCGTGGCGCTCCGCGTTAGGCAGGGGACATGAAACTTGCCAGCCGGCTCCAGGCCATCAAGCCGTCTCCGACGCTCGCTCTCAACTCGCGCGCCAAGGCGCTCGCCGCCAAGGGTGTGGACGTGGTGGTCCTGGCCGCGGGAGAGCCGGACTTCGACACGCCGGAGTACGTGAAGCAGGCCGCGGTGGACGCCCTGCGCGCGGGTTTCACCAAGTACACCGCCACCAACGGCATCCCCGAGCTGCGCGAGGCCATCTGCGCCAAGCTGGAGAAGGACAACGGCCTGCGCTACACGCCGGACCAGGTGCTCGTCACCTCCGGGGGCAAGCAGGCCCTCTACAACTTCTGTCAGGCGGCGCTGGAGGAAGGGGACGAGGTCCTCATCTTCGCGCCCTACTGGGTGAGCTACCCGGACATGGTGCGGCTGGCGGGCGCCACGCCCGTCATCGTCCCCACGCGCGAGGAGGACGGCTTCGCGCCGGACCCGGACGCCATCCGCCGCGCGCTCACGCCGCGCACGCGCGCCGTCATCATCAACAGCCCGGGCAACCCCACGGGCGCCGTCTACTCGCGCGCGGCGCTGGAGCGCATCGCCGAGGTGCTGCGTCCCCACGACTGCCTCATCGTCACCGACGACATCTACGAGAAGCTGCTCTACACCGAGGAGCGCCTGGGCATCAGCGACGTGGCGCCGGACCTGGTGCCGCGGCTGGTCGTCGTCAACGGCATGAGCAAGGCGTACTCCATGACGGGGTGGCGCCTGGGCTACATCGCCGGGCCCAAGCCGCTGGTGGCCGCCATGCAGATGGTGCAGGACCAGTCCACGTCCAACGCCTCGTCCATTGGCCAGAAGGCCGCGCTGGCGGCGCTCCAGGGGCCACCGGACACCCTGGCCGCCATGGTGAAGGAGTACCGCGAGCGCCGTGACTTCTTCGTCGCGGGGTTGAACGCGCTGGACGGCGTGCGCTGCCGGATGCCGGAGGGGGCCTTCTACGCGTTCGCGGACGTGCGGGGCCTGCTGGGCCGTTCCTACAAGGGCAAGCCGGTGACGTCCGCGATGCAGCTTTCGGAGATCCTCCTCGACGACTTCCGCGTCGCCGCCGTGCCCGGCGAGCCCTTCGGCGCGGAG
Proteins encoded in this window:
- a CDS encoding pyridoxal phosphate-dependent aminotransferase; amino-acid sequence: MKLASRLQAIKPSPTLALNSRAKALAAKGVDVVVLAAGEPDFDTPEYVKQAAVDALRAGFTKYTATNGIPELREAICAKLEKDNGLRYTPDQVLVTSGGKQALYNFCQAALEEGDEVLIFAPYWVSYPDMVRLAGATPVIVPTREEDGFAPDPDAIRRALTPRTRAVIINSPGNPTGAVYSRAALERIAEVLRPHDCLIVTDDIYEKLLYTEERLGISDVAPDLVPRLVVVNGMSKAYSMTGWRLGYIAGPKPLVAAMQMVQDQSTSNASSIGQKAALAALQGPPDTLAAMVKEYRERRDFFVAGLNALDGVRCRMPEGAFYAFADVRGLLGRSYKGKPVTSAMQLSEILLDDFRVAAVPGEPFGAEGYVRMSFVTSREVLQKGLTRLGELVKALS